TTAAAAATGAGGTGTTACTGGAAAGAAGACTTTTTGGTCCACTCTTTCTTGTTTTTGTTCTCGACCTTTAAGCATATGTTTTGATAAGTGACTCGATTGTTATTGTTCTTTCAAAATAATAATCATGAGAAGCAACCTCTTTATATAGGTATGTTTACTTTTGTTTACTGATTTTTCAGGTGGCTCTACTTTTCTGTTACTGCACCAAGTTGAACAATAAATCATTTATCTTCAGCCGATGCAGAAAATGAGCCGACGAGATAAAATTCCATACCTTGCCCATCAAGATGGCTCTTCGAAGATTCTGCTCTCAACCTAGATTAAGGTACCTACTATCCCCAAGCGCTATTTTTCACTATAGTAATACAAATACTGCAGTGCAtgatttttagtttcagaaaCAACATTGTCTTAGTTCAGTCTACTCTCACTCTGATTCATTCTCTCACATCTGCTCCCTTCTCGGCACTGTTAAATGTTCAGTGCAAATATGAAATAGTTGCACACATAAAGTAAAGTAAGGACTTTTTTTGCCCAAGTCAGGAGTTAAATAATAAGGTTGCTTTCTTCTACCTGCATATACAAACCAGATTATGATCATTGCACATCAGTATTTATTATGCTTAGGAAAGAAATACACAGACATGTTCTTTCCATGCTGAAGACACCCGCTGTTTATGATGTCTTTGGCATTTTCGCATGGTGATGAGTACAGAAAGTACGTAGTAGGTAGTATTCAGTACACCCTTCCTACTATATGTTTTGCCACACTGATTCTAAATTAGTTTTTTTTGCAGATCCAAAACATCAGCAAGGACTGCTATATTTGAAGGCAGAACATTAGAAGGAATGTATATAGGATTTAGTTACAGTGTTATATTTTGAAACAAGATTGTAAGTTGTGTTCTCAAAAGAGAATTTTCATGTATGGAATTTGATTTCAATAATAAATGCTGATTTTTATCCATCGCATTCAAATTCTGTGATTTGTGTGTtttttcttcgtatcatatgagaTGCATATACTTTTGCCGAGAAAAAATACTACCATATTTGAAGCGATCAAGCCACTCAGGCTTGAAAATAATATTTATTTTAGAACAAAATTATTTTATCCATGTACATTATGTCCGCCACTGGCTACGCGGTGAGCCGCCTCCTCCGGATGGATTGGACTTGTGCTCGCTCATCGAGCAGCGGCGAGCGCAGATGATGCCGGAGCAGCGCCGCCTCCCGGAGTGGGCTCCGACGAGCCCGGAGTGGCACCTCGTCTCCAGCAGGAGCGCGACATCGAAGTCGCAAGGTCCGCCAGCCTTGACGGTGTACGGCTACCGGCAAGGGCCCGGGAGGCGTAGTGACGGACCTCGCTGGCCGCTCTACTTGCCCCAGGCGCAGCGCATGGCTGCACCGCCTACGCACGCACCGACACAGGCGATGTTGGGCGCCTCTCGATCCGGATAGTCCGGGTCCGGCGGACGGCAGCGCTCGGCGCCGTGCGCACGGCCGTTCGACGGCGTCGTCATCTGTGACGGCAGTTGATGCAGCTCTTCTGCACTGGTGGCAGTGAAGAGGGAGGCGCCTGCATCGCTTCCACGCGGGCGGCTCATACTTTACCACCCCAAGGAGGAAGGCGTGCAGTCGCCGCCGTGGCCGAAGAAGTAGTGGGAGATGGAGCTGGAGGTGCAGGCGACCTACCGTGGCCCCGACGACCCGGAGGACGCGCCGGGACATCACCTGCTTGTCGGCCGCTCCATCGACGAGGACTATCGGCAAGTCACGTACAACGCGTGGGAGGTAGAGCTGTGTTCCGCCAGGGACTTCGGCAACTTCATCGACCTCGCCGCCGCTGAGCCTTCTCTACCACCATCGCCGAAATAGGAGGAGGATGACTAGGACTCCGACTTCTCCAACGACAATGACGGTGGCGGTGACGGCGCAGAAAGCAGCGATTACAACGCCTTCAACCGCTGCTAGTCTTTTTGTAATCGTCGTCTTTTGTACAAGCTGCGATTACAACGCCTTCAACCGCTGCTAGTCTTTTTGTAATCGTCGTCTTTTGTACAAGCTCACCGTATTTTTTGAAAATCCAATGAAATTCACCATCTTTTATGAGATTTTCTGAGATTTAAAAATTTCTATTGAGACCGCCGTATTGGGACTGTCGGTGTGGGGAAGCCTCccctaaggctggtgccaacgcggtcGATAGCGGGGGCGCTATCGCCCGTGGCGGGGCGGGAGTGGGGCGGGACGGTAGCGGCAGGCGCTGGCTGGGGCGCCCGGCGGTAGCGCCGCTGCCGTCGCCCCGCCTACCGCCCGCGTTGGCGGCGTGAGCGAGGCGGGAGGGAGGCGAGAGGCGGGCGGCAGGCGCTGGCGACGCGGGCGAGAGTGGGGGCGATAGGAGGTAGGAGACGACCTGGtcggtttttatttttattttattttctttccttCTTTTATTCTTTAAATCtcagtttttattttattttctttccttcttttattttctttcctttttttacTCTTTCAGTTCAAAATACAAACACAAGTACACACTTGTCATATAGGCTATttagaaaaacaagaaacataatttgtatttttattaattattatgtaatcggtaacatttttagttgaataaaacaattttcttgcattattttgaatgtccACAAAAATtcgagtgaaataacttaatgtgaaaaagaaatggtgatgtggaggagagagaagtaagagatggcactatagcccgtgcattggcaccgtggggtgagagtggggtgagagtggggtgagaatgagggaaaaagctgacgtgacgggtgagagtgaggtgaggcattggcaccagcctaacgGAGGAAGTCATGTCTGGTGCCGAGACCGACAGTGAAGACGCTTTAACTGCTAACCGGAATAAAGACCGAGAAAAGGAAAAACCTTCCGCTCGggtgctaagagcatctccactcgtctccccgaacaggcccccggcgtgccattttttcatccggacggtgaAAAATGGCCCAGCcgtgcccccggttcctcgtttttcgccggatttgggctttcatccatccggcgagcccacgccaaccccgACCTACCGGGGAGCGCTTGGGGACTCCAGACGAAGCGAAAGCGCGTGAAACGCCGAGAAATctctcccgcgctttcgtttAGTCTTCGCCGCGGAGGTGGCCCCCGACCGGTCAGCGACACGCGCATCGTTTTCCGCGCCCGCATCGTCTTTCGCGCgcagtaaaggctgccgccggtcagttcgccgcggacgcgtcgcattccacgcgACATTAATCGCCAGCgccagccgcgcctatatacgccgctccgctcgccgctccgctcgccgctgcgctcgccgcgacgcgtatccctgctccactctccctccactctcccgatggcgttctacgacgacgacggcgcagccaacaacggcttcccccgccggtcgctccacgcgtgggaggggcacctcctccaccaggcagggtacccctgcccgccggacacgaggcctcccggcggcgggtggcggctaagtgctggcggcgtaccaatcccgccgccgccccggggccacgccctcgacgtcgccatcgaggaggctcgACTGACGATGTCGGACGAGGAGGGCGCCGAgccacgccaccaccccgacaactacacggcgtggaactcgtacttcctgcggcggtgggagcaggagctcgcctcctacgacagcctgccgcctccgcctccgcgcaacaacgccacgggccgccgacgttggtggagcgcgccggataGGACACTGGCGAACGTCCTCgatcacatcgagggcggcaacttcccgttgctgacgatgccccctccatcaacggcatcggccagccgccgccggggaaacatctggcagccacggcgcatggctgccagctcgtcgtcttccggatcggcgtcgaggccatccttggcgccggtgaaaaagGAGGCGACGTCTCCGTCGACACTggcgcgcgtcaagaaggagccggagtCTCCACCGCCgagcagagggcgcagcagcggcgccctcgtcatccgcgaccaaccctcctcCCCGCAGCgtgggcggaagaggaagtcggcgaagaaggaggacgccgcggccgccATCAACGCCGCCGCAAACAAGCTCGCCGagaaggaggcgaagcgcgcggaggatgccgccgtggcggaggcgatcgccaggtcgctcaaggacctggtgcccgttgacaacgccctccccgaggacgccgcgctggagtggtcgaggcgcgactgggagcgcgaggaggcggagcgACGGCGGCCGCTGGACACGGCCGCCGCGCGTCAActcgccgccgcgccgtcgctctCCAACCGCCGACGACGTCGCTCGCTACCGCCGgcctgcgacacctccatccggcgtcgccgtccccgtcgtcgacctcgaagcctccgacgacgaatggtacaagccatcgccgtccccgcctcgcaccagcggccggtggggagatgccggccagggcagcagccaggccgcgccgccgcagtttgacgacgacggctccgacgacgatggcgacgacggcggcgactacacggtgttctaccgccatttgggcatgtagagcgccgtgttttaaaatttagagttgtattcccctagccgaattcgaaatatagtcgagttcggcctctatgtataaacttcgccctctatatagtaaatatcattaaagttAGTCTAAATTCAGTCATTTTTGCCGAATTTCGTCACGTTTTTGCCGTATTTCGTCAAGTTTACGTTTTCCAAAATTAAATCAACGGCTAGGCCTGGGATCGCAGCTGGGAAACTGGCCCTCCCCACGCCATTTTTTCGTCCTATCCGGACGAAATTAtcgcggatttgggcgtggggagcgccaacgagtggggatgctctaactgGAAACTAATGACACCTAAGCCCTGGACCTCTAAATGAATTTATTGTCAGACACTTCTTTTGTTCAGGTGACTATAACTACAAAGCAAGATTATTAGCCATCAAAGTAGCGGTCAACAGCTATTAATTGGAAGATCGAACTAGCGATCAAATCTCAGGGAACTGCCGAACTGGATGTTGGAGACAAAACATTGTGATCAGTTGGAGTTAGACACATCCAGCTGGCGGGCACGGCCGAGCACCGACTTCACGAGTCCGTCGGGCTGCTAATCTAGTGGAACCGGCACTCGGACCACGGGAACGAGAAGAAGGCCATGGCGCAGCCGCACGGTAACGCCCATCTCCTCCGTCATGTCAAGCTCCCCGGGGTCCACCCGTCCAGGAAGCTCCCAATCGAAATGGTACAGCAGTCCGGCGAGCGCGAGCTCCACATTGGCCAGGCCGAACGACATCCCAGGGCACATCCGTCGGCCGGCTCCGAACGGGGTGTACTCCATGTCCGCGCCCTTGAAGTCGACCTCGCCGCCCTGGAACCTCTCCGGGACGAACTCCTCAGCCGCGTCCCAGTGTGCGGGGTCCCTGCTAATGGCCCAGGCGTTGACGAGCACCATGGTTCCCTTGGGCACATGGAAGCCCAGGACCTGGCTGTCTTTGCGGCACTCCCGCGGTATAAGCAGCGGCGCCGGTGGGTGGAGGCGGAGTGCCTCCTTGATGACCAGGCGCATGTAGTTGAGGTCGGCCAGGGATTCCTCTGTTACCTTGGACTGTCCGTGGAGCGCTCGTCGGACCTCGTCTTGCGCCTTCCGCATCACCTTGGGGTTCCTCACCAGCTCGGCCATGGTCCACTGCAGCGTCGTCGCGGCCGTGTCGCTGCCCCCAGCGAACATGTCCTGTAGTACGCACGCAATTTGTATGGTGACCAACTGAGATGATGGCGGACGGAAATAGCTCTGTTTGGAAAGTTGAGTGAGTGATCAGGTCAGGTGCTTACGCCGACGACCGACTTGATCTTGTCAGTGGACAATGGGAACTGCAGGTCGTCTTCCCGCTGGATCCTCAGGAGCACGTCGAGCAAGTCATCCCCATCGTCGTCGGTGGCGGCGCGGTTCTGCTGGTGCTCTCGGACGACTGCGTTCGTGAACGCCGCCGCTTCCTCGCTGTGCCGCCTCATCCGGCGCGGTATCCGGCTGATGAGCATCGCCAGGCGCGACGATGGGTAGAGGTCCGGCAAGCTCATCTTTGCGAACAGCTTCATCCCGCGCTCCAACAGGGTGAGGAACTTgtcccgctccttgaacttgctCCCGATGATGGCGCGCACCGACGAGTCGGCGGCGTACGCCGACAGCAACCCGCTCAGGTTCACAGGCGTCGGAGAGGAGGACGCCACTGCCCGGAGCagccggccggcctcctcctcacgCACGGGCCGGAATGACTGGACACGCCGGGCGCTCAGCAGCTCGATGGCGCAGATCTTGCGGAGCTGCCGCCACTCGTCGCCGTAGGGCGCGAAGACGATCCCCTCGGCGCCCTCGGGGAGGACAAGCCGGACCATGCGGCTCATGGGGCGGGTGGCGAAGTCGACGTCGCGCGCCACCATGATCTCCCGCGCGGCCTCCGCGGAGGAAGCAACCACGACGGGGAGCGCGCCGAGGCGGAGCAGCACGAGCGGGCCGTGGCGCCGAGCGAGGTCACGCATGGCGCGGTGCGGCAGGTCCCACGCGAGGTGGTGCATGTGGCCCACCAACGGGAGGGCCCACGGAGACGGAGGAAGCAACAGCCGGCCTGGCGCGCCGCGCCATCTTCGTCGGTTTAGGCAGAGCAAGGGGACGATGGCCAGAACTGGGAGAAGGAGCAGGTAGAGCGGCAGCAACGCCATAGCATTCGGTCCTCCTTTGTCAACGAATCGAACGGGAAGAAGACGAGGTCCGCTTCGTCTCAAAGCCGTTGCAACTTGCACCCAAACTGTAACTCGTAAGATCTCGATCTACATCATACATTCTTTAAACGTCCCAGCGTCACATCGAGCTGGCAAATTTACCGAGCTGATTTTTCTTAGGCTGCATATAGATATTTAATTATTGTATCAAAAACTACCGGAAAACTCGCATTGTCGTTCCAGCACCTCTGCCGTGTGTCGCAAACCGCAAAACACGGCCGGCAAAACTTACATTACCGTGCAAAAATATGCTATCTCGCCGTGTATATAGTCCTTGTTTTACCGTGTTCTGGGCTGCATGCCTTTGCCGTGTAATATTGCGCACATGGTAAAGGAACCATCTGCCATAGCGAAAGCGGGATACAAGGAGAAATTTACGAAAACCGCTTACTATAGCCTCAGATTAAGGGACGGGGCTTGCCTGCTTCGCAGGTTTGCTCCCATCCGTGCTCCCATTCCATCGCACGGCCTACGTTAATTTCTTGGCCCCTTCGTTTTGGTCAAAATAAAATTGAAATCAGCAGCCGTATTTTCCTCTTCCTCCCGTAATACTTGCCCCATCAGAGCTCCGATCTCCCTGTACTACTTCATTTTTCTACCCAGCCGGCAATCTTTCTCCGCAaccgcttagagcatctccagtcgcgtcccacaAAGCTTCCCCCAAatagatttggggcgcgccggacaaaaaacggttccagccgcgtcccccaaacgaatTTTGTctgccccccctcccccccccccccccgatacggtgtccagcGCCTCGAGCCCGTctccgccccacaggggacgcaccggggatgccggacacaccgaaaagcgaggcggggagtggtggggccgacccgtcagcggcacaataatttttaacctaaccgtcgcctacctcgcgacggaagttattggcgcgcaacgACGGTGCAGTTCTCGTAGAGGCGCAGCGAtgcgtctcgtcgcgcctagctctgcgtgccggcgttaatgagcgccaccgctcccccgcctccctccggcctattaaaaggaccgcctctcatcgtccatctcacacacaaaccctagtgcctctctccccaaccctagccgccaccatctcagcaagagtcgacgccatgtctggtagaggcggaggccgagctcgcggccgtggtcgtggccgcggcaaagctgcacgctcgccgtcgcctgccaggccgtcgtcttcatcgtcggagatggacgtggagccggacgtgctgttcgagttcgtcctcgtcctcaagggcgacccacgcggtatccagaggctgccggactccttcgccgagtacgtcgccggcgacgaccgcccgcgcacgatgcatctgcgggaggcttcgtgcggctactaccggtggatcgtcgacgtgatctacgacgcgcgcggtaagatgtacctcaacatcggctcggagaagttcgcgcgccaccacagcctcgaagccggcttcatcctcctgttctcctactttggcgacagggacatgagcgtcaaggtcttcgacgagatgcgctgccgccgggactaccacggcgacagcaccgacgaggaggacgattgatgaagagtgttgtttcttcgcacggaggtctctgtctgttcttcttcctcggtagaaccaacaagggcaccatctcccgctggattttccagtttgggtgagtgggtgccctcgagtgttctttcttggcagcgaacacacgaaaccttcgatgcacgccctagttaggtttagtttttttgcaatattttatatttgtgtccaccatggttcaaactatgtattagtttgtgaaaaaccatgttccaaactatgtcttcgtgtaaaccatgttcccaattatgtattagtttgtgaaaattgaaataaaaatgccaaaaaaaaagtatttttaatatttgagggcggcgtttggggggacgcggctggggagggacgtcccccaaacgcttagTTATCCTTCCGTGGCTGCAACACATCATCGCGCTGCTGGACCCTGCCACTGCCGCACCGTGTCCCCTCGAACCCAATTGACAAGGATGGTCGGCCATCCTGTACCTACAAGTGAAGTCGATCCGACCGCGACACGCAGAGATCGTGAGAGGCTCCGGAGGCAGGTTGCTGTCAGGTTAAGCGAACCGGCTAGGGGAGAATCGTCATGGAAGCGTTCGTGTTAGGCGTGTAGACGTAGCTCGGCCACGACGCACCCCTGGTTTGTTCCCATGTCTTTGAACGTGCTATCCTTCTTCCGTTGATACTAGAACGCCAACGACGCCACTGCGGTACATGGTGCTGGGTTTATGAAGGTCGCAGTCGGGGAGGAGACATGGCACTGT
This region of Lolium perenne isolate Kyuss_39 chromosome 2, Kyuss_2.0, whole genome shotgun sequence genomic DNA includes:
- the LOC127335292 gene encoding desmethyl-deoxy-podophyllotoxin synthase, translating into MALLPLYLLLLPVLAIVPLLCLNRRRWRGAPGRLLLPPSPWALPLVGHMHHLAWDLPHRAMRDLARRHGPLVLLRLGALPVVVASSAEAAREIMVARDVDFATRPMSRMVRLVLPEGAEGIVFAPYGDEWRQLRKICAIELLSARRVQSFRPVREEEAGRLLRAVASSSPTPVNLSGLLSAYAADSSVRAIIGSKFKERDKFLTLLERGMKLFAKMSLPDLYPSSRLAMLISRIPRRMRRHSEEAAAFTNAVVREHQQNRAATDDDGDDLLDVLLRIQREDDLQFPLSTDKIKSVVGDMFAGGSDTAATTLQWTMAELVRNPKVMRKAQDEVRRALHGQSKVTEESLADLNYMRLVIKEALRLHPPAPLLIPRECRKDSQVLGFHVPKGTMVLVNAWAISRDPAHWDAAEEFVPERFQGGEVDFKGADMEYTPFGAGRRMCPGMSFGLANVELALAGLLYHFDWELPGRVDPGELDMTEEMGVTVRLRHGLLLVPVVRVPVPLD